The Pirellulales bacterium sequence GCGACGACTGGCAGATGGCGAATGCGGCGATTGGTCATCGTGCCCATCGTCTCTTCGACGGAGTCGGCGGGCGTGCCCATCGCGACGTCTTTAGTCGTCATTGCCTCGCTTACGCGGACTTGATCGAGCGGCGCGCGCTTGGCGGCGCAGGCCTTGAGAATGTCGCGCTCGGTGATGATGCCGAGCATCGACGACGAGGAATCCGCCGCCGTGACGACGAGCGAGCCGCAGTTGTGACGCACTAGCGTCTGCACGACGTCGTCGAGCGTCGCCTCGGGACGAATCGTGTGAACGGCGGAACCTTTTTGGCGGAGAATGTCTTGCAGTAACATGGCCGAGCCCTTGAAAAGATAGTTGGCTTGAGAGATGAAACCGGCCGGCGCCTCGTTCAGAATCCAGACTATTCAGCATATCGCTCGGCCGGGGGCCTTGTCAAAAAAAATCCTCGGATGTTTAAGCGACGGGAGGGCTTCCGAGCGGGGACGGACATTCGCAAATCCTGACTTTTCCAGATGGCCGGTTTGCCTCGATTACCGGCTCTGCGAAGGCTGCGCAAAATTCAGCGCCGGCCGGTCCAGGGTTGTCCGCCGCGTGGCCATGTGACACGAATTGCTATTGGTTTCGCCGCGCCAGCACTGGTATCCTTCGGCAA is a genomic window containing:
- a CDS encoding CBS domain-containing protein, whose product is MLLQDILRQKGSAVHTIRPEATLDDVVQTLVRHNCGSLVVTAADSSSSMLGIITERDILKACAAKRAPLDQVRVSEAMTTKDVAMGTPADSVEETMGTMTNRRIRHLPVVADGRLIGIVSIGDIVKAQHDHLTMENHYLKTYIHGEVDTPLTDSAVFAKPR